Part of the Triticum aestivum cultivar Chinese Spring unplaced genomic scaffold, IWGSC CS RefSeq v2.1 scaffold180774, whole genome shotgun sequence genome is shown below.
TGTGCGCTCTTCTTCTACTTCAAGCTCTTGCGTGTgtttttccttcttcctcctcgggctgctCAAAcatgggagagagcgagagagcgagggagaggggaagggagagagggagaggacgGGACGCGGGAGCGCGTCGCTGCGTCGGGGTCGGGAGAGGGAGGACGAGAGGAGAAAGGCCGATTTTTTCATTTTCTTGACGTAGAAGGACCTGGAAGAAGAACTGGAAGCCGGTGTATATATTTGGTGAGCCGGCTCCAAAGTAGAAGCTGCAGAACACGGGCTATATCTGAGCTATTTGAGTGTGCCAGACATGTTAATGCGCTACTATATCTCTTGTGGTACACTGCGTGCATAGATGTGgccatgtggaagaagaggaagacgaagcagCCTGGAGTTGTGGAGAGAAGCCCCGACCATAGTGCAGCAGATCCACAATAAGACACTTGGCGTGTGTGCATATTTTGGACTAGTTCTATTACGGTGGGACACACACGATGCTGAATGTTGGAGCAGAAACCATGAGATGAGACTGCCGGGTATTGGCAACAGGGCAGTCGTGGTGCGCGGAAACTGTGCACGAGTGTAGGAGGCTGTGGACTAGCACGAGACCAGGGGTCAGTCGCCATCAATAGCAGTGATACAGTGACGCTTGGGAAGACGCGGATTGGCGGATGCTATATGGATAAAACAATATCTGAAAACATCATTGAACATTGCaaaggaaagagaaaaagaaagatgTTACATGACCGATTTGATTACGAAAGATCACAATGCAATCGGCATAGACAAGGGGGACACACCCTTGTTAGCTAGCCATCTTATTGCTGGAACAGCGGAAACGGGAAGAAATCAAACACTCTGATGATTAAAAGGAACATGCAGGTAGCTGCAGGCTGCAGCTGGGTCGAATACTGAATGATTCAGATGGTGTAAACACCAATTGAAGTGACGAAAACATTATCAGTGTTTGCGAAGAAGCCCACCACGGTCTCGTCCTCCGGCACGGTATAGCTGAATTGTGGAGTGCCGATGTCACTTCCAAAAGGACCATACGTTTTGTGGGTGGTGACGATCTCAAATTTTGATAGCCAGGCCCCGCCTCCTCTCTGAGCCCCATTGATCTTTTTCACAAACTCTGTTGGGCCAAACTTTATCTGTAAAACAGCACATAATTAGTTAAGAGGAAAAAACGATGTATCATCAAGTATTTATTAATTAGGTGGCAGAACAAAAGATATATACAGCTGCAAACTCCATACCTCCCAAAAACATATAATTCTAAAATAATGTTAGGTCAAACTATCTTAATTTATATAATAAGATATTATATTATATCATACTACTAAATAAGAAAGTATACGTACTCTCTCTGTTCTTTTATTTCATAGGTCGCAGTGCTTTAAGTCAAACGTTAATAACCATCTAATGATTTTCAAAACATCCTTATAGTTTCgcaacatatatatgaattatatACTGTAAAAGTATTTTCCAAAGTAAATCTAAAAGACAAATCTTATATATGTTATGAATCTATATAGTGAAATATACAAGTGTTTGACTTATAACAAAACTAATATGACATGTAAAAAACGTAGCATGTACGATTTTGCAGGTAATATATATTTTCATTATACTATATATATACCTATATTTGGAGTCTTACTGTTTGATAATATTTTCCGTAAATCAGTGTCAAGTTTAGGTTAGTTTGAAGCCAGGCATAAactaacataatttgcaaaacaaGCACAGCCCACATGCATGGTAAAATATGAAATCTACTCACTTCTGTCTTGCGCAAAGGATCAAGATGTACTCGACCCCAAGTGCCAGTGGTGCGGATTTTCCCGTCTTCGTCAACGTAGGAAAATTGAAACCCTTCAACTGCACCTACATGGTAGATTGTCACATTTTCTAGACGTTGGGATTTGCCTTCCATTTCCCAAAGCAGGGAGCCTTTATTTCCACCAACTGTTCCTCTCTTTGTAGGTGCAGGGACGACCTGAATATGAAGGACCATGCATCATGATTCATGATTGTTGGTTTAGCCCAACGAAATGAGAGAGTGAAGGAATGGGGAGAGCCAAACAGAGTCATAGGGCAAAAACGAAGAGTCCTCCACCTCTCCTCCCTCAACCCCTTTTATAGGGGGAGTTGGGAGACCAGGTCTCTTTATGTCTCATGGTAGGGTTTGTATGTACAGAAAATACCGTGGTTTGTATTTACAAAAAATACTACTAGGAGCAACAAATGAACCCTTGGTGGTGTTTGTATTTACAGGTTAAAAATGGCCCTCCAAATATGATTTTACAGGACCTACTAAGCTATGTAATTGAGACTGACGTGATAGTAGGGGTCCCCAGTGTATAACATATTCCAACAATGAGCTCGATTCGAAATAACAGAAAAGAAACGATAAATATTTTACTGCATATGTAATGTAAAGTGATCAGATAACGAGACCACTAGAATATATGATTCAAAGAAGATAAACTGAAATTAATTACACACTTACCTCCTTCATGCGGCAGAAGAATTCAATAGTAAGCGCATGTGTTAATGCACTGTCTGTTACACTATATACTCTTCTCTGGATGATGCCGCGAGCCATTGTGAATTCACCGGTCCCACCTACAATGGCCCACTCATTATCTGCTTCATCCTCATCATTAGCTCCCATAACCTGAAGAGTGGACGCTTCGAACCTGCATGCACAATATATATTATCGCTTTTGCTCCTAGATGATAATTAGGCCATTCTCAGCAGTGGTTTCATACCCCGTAGACTCTCATGTATTATTGGCCTTACATGTAAAATAAAAACCGTGGAACAAAACAATAATAGTTACTCTACGTACCTTTCGACCACAAACACCAGGGTGAACCAATTGCTCCATTTGCCGGCAAATGTGTGCATGCCGTGCGTTTTGGCAACCAGTTTCGCCTTGGAGCCAGGGCCGTCATAGATCCCCCAGTTATTCACAACAGTTTTACCTAGCCCAGTCATGGCATTGGGCTTTATCACATCCGACTGATTCGCGTCCCAGCCTGTCATGATCTGGCGCAGATACAGCGTGTCGACGTTCACCTTGGCGTTCTCCGCGATTCCACCGAAGCCACGAGTGACCTTGAAATTGGCGGAGACGGCGCCTATGGGGAGGCTTTTGCTC
Proteins encoded:
- the LOC123172543 gene encoding uncharacterized protein, whose amino-acid sequence is MATPTDEPTITMETCGGVSDDPTMETIGVLSDVPIVSKSLPIGAVSANFKVTRGFGGIAENAKVNVDTLYLRQIMTGWDANQSDVIKPNAMTGLGKTVVNNWGIYDGPGSKAKLVAKTHGMHTFAGKWSNWFTLVFVVERFEASTLQVMGANDEDEADNEWAIVGGTGEFTMARGIIQRRVYSVTDSALTHALTIEFFCRMKEVVPAPTKRGTVGGNKGSLLWEMEGKSQRLENVTIYHVGAVEGFQFSYVDEDGKIRTTGTWGRVHLDPLRKTEIKFGPTEFVKKINGAQRGGGAWLSKFEIVTTHKTYGPFGSDIGTPQFSYTVPEDETVVGFFANTDNVFVTSIGVYTI